The following are encoded together in the Mycolicibacterium arabiense genome:
- a CDS encoding alpha/beta hydrolase: MGLRRKRRRPRSSTATDITSLVRATAEVLNAANAVQPLGREGYVTIPVFFLGWPTGEAAPVIAGASVLDALRRGIRGDFSSRSGRAALALTAASWGLLGYVYYRNKKSQPSFEEPLREALGDDYAAVAKEERRRRPGGVLRTSWARRAYVKKTDVVRYGPHRVNVADIWHRADLPRDGKAPVLLQVPGGAWAIGMRRPQAYPLMSHLAERGWICVSMAYRISPRNSWPAHIVDVKRALAWVRENIADYGGDPESISITGGSAGGHLCALAALTPNEPQWQPGFEDVDTSVVCAVPIYGRYDWFTGEGSGRPEFLSILQKFIVKKPFAGNRQLYLDASPITRVRADAPPFYVLHGEDDSIIPVREGREFVEALKAVSNNPVVYSEIPHAQHAFDFFGSPHGDYTAQAVGRFLDWVRAKRT, from the coding sequence ATGGGTCTCAGACGTAAGCGCAGACGCCCCCGGAGCAGCACCGCCACCGACATCACGTCGTTGGTACGTGCCACCGCAGAAGTACTCAACGCCGCCAACGCCGTACAGCCCCTGGGGCGCGAGGGCTACGTCACCATCCCGGTGTTCTTCCTGGGGTGGCCCACCGGCGAGGCCGCGCCGGTCATAGCCGGTGCCTCGGTGCTCGACGCGCTGCGGCGCGGCATTCGCGGCGACTTCTCCAGCCGCAGCGGTCGAGCCGCGCTGGCGCTCACCGCAGCGTCGTGGGGTCTGCTCGGCTACGTCTACTACCGCAACAAGAAGTCGCAGCCGTCCTTCGAGGAACCGCTGCGCGAGGCCCTCGGTGACGACTACGCCGCCGTGGCCAAGGAGGAGCGGCGCCGTCGGCCCGGCGGCGTGTTGCGCACCTCCTGGGCGCGACGGGCGTACGTCAAGAAGACCGACGTCGTGCGCTACGGGCCGCACCGGGTGAACGTCGCCGACATCTGGCACCGCGCCGACCTGCCCCGCGACGGCAAGGCGCCTGTGCTGCTCCAGGTGCCTGGCGGTGCCTGGGCGATCGGCATGCGCCGGCCGCAGGCCTACCCGCTGATGAGTCATCTCGCCGAGCGCGGCTGGATCTGCGTGTCGATGGCCTACCGGATCAGCCCGCGCAACAGCTGGCCGGCACACATCGTCGACGTCAAGCGCGCGTTGGCCTGGGTCAGGGAGAACATCGCCGACTACGGCGGCGACCCCGAGTCGATCTCGATCACCGGCGGCTCGGCGGGCGGTCACCTCTGCGCGTTGGCGGCGCTCACGCCGAACGAGCCGCAGTGGCAGCCGGGTTTCGAGGACGTGGACACCTCGGTGGTGTGCGCGGTGCCGATCTACGGCCGCTACGACTGGTTCACCGGCGAGGGCTCGGGCCGGCCGGAGTTCCTCTCGATTCTGCAGAAGTTCATCGTCAAGAAGCCGTTCGCGGGCAACCGTCAGCTGTATCTCGACGCCTCGCCCATCACCAGGGTGCGGGCGGACGCGCCGCCGTTCTACGTGCTGCACGGTGAGGACGACTCGATCATCCCGGTCCGAGAGGGGCGCGAATTCGTCGAGGCGCTCAAGGCGGTGTCGAACAATCCCGTCGTCTACAGCGAGATCCCGCACGCACAGCACGCGTTCGACTTCTTCGGCTCGCCGCACGGCGACTACACGGCCCAGGCCGTCGGCCGGTTCCTCGACTGGGTGCGGGCGAAGCGCACCTAG
- a CDS encoding WS/DGAT/MGAT family O-acyltransferase, producing MKRLSGWDAVLLYSETPTVHMHTLKLAVIDISELKGRQFGIDEFRQVIHGRLYKLDPFRYELVDIPFKFHHPMWRENCEVDLEYHVRSYRVASPGGRRELDAAIGEIASTALDRSRPLWEMYFIEGLANGRIAVLGKIHHALADGVASANLLARGMDLSADPQADRDSYATDPPPEKPELVRTAFFDHLRQIRRFPGVVQYTAQGLSRVRKSDKKLSPELTRPFTPPPSFMNHRVDAQRKFATATLALADVKQTGKHLDVTINDMVLAISAGALRELSLKYDGHADHPLLASVPVSFDFSRERLSGNYFTGVMMVVPIQLDDPLERVRAVHDAAVDAKETHHLMGPELVSRWSAYFPPAPAEKLFHWLAEKDGQNKVLNLPISNVPGPREHGRVGGALVTEIYSVGPLTTGSGLNITVWSYVDQLNISVLSDGATLEDPHELTDAMVAAFVEIRRAAGLSEELTVVPSAMAQ from the coding sequence ATGAAGAGGCTCAGCGGGTGGGACGCGGTGCTGCTGTACAGCGAGACGCCCACCGTGCACATGCACACCCTGAAGCTCGCGGTGATCGACATATCGGAGCTGAAGGGCCGTCAGTTCGGCATCGACGAGTTCCGTCAGGTCATCCACGGCAGGCTCTACAAACTCGATCCGTTCCGCTACGAACTCGTCGACATCCCGTTCAAGTTTCACCACCCCATGTGGCGGGAGAACTGCGAGGTCGATCTCGAGTACCACGTGCGGTCGTACCGGGTCGCGAGCCCCGGCGGCCGCCGCGAACTCGACGCCGCCATCGGAGAGATCGCCAGCACCGCACTGGATCGCAGCCGCCCGCTGTGGGAGATGTACTTCATCGAGGGCCTCGCCAACGGCCGGATCGCCGTCCTGGGCAAGATCCACCACGCGCTCGCAGACGGCGTCGCCTCGGCGAACCTGTTGGCGCGCGGCATGGACCTCTCGGCCGACCCGCAGGCCGACCGCGACTCGTATGCCACCGACCCGCCGCCGGAGAAGCCCGAACTCGTGCGTACCGCGTTCTTCGATCACCTCCGCCAGATCCGGCGGTTTCCCGGCGTCGTGCAGTACACCGCCCAGGGACTGAGCCGGGTGCGCAAGAGCGACAAGAAGTTGTCCCCAGAACTCACGCGTCCCTTCACCCCACCGCCGTCGTTCATGAATCACCGCGTCGACGCCCAACGCAAGTTCGCCACCGCCACGTTGGCGCTGGCCGACGTGAAGCAGACCGGTAAGCATCTCGACGTCACGATCAACGACATGGTGCTCGCGATCTCGGCGGGAGCGCTGCGCGAACTGTCGCTGAAGTACGACGGTCACGCCGACCATCCGCTGCTGGCCTCGGTTCCGGTCAGTTTCGACTTTTCCCGAGAACGGTTGTCGGGCAACTACTTCACCGGTGTCATGATGGTGGTGCCCATCCAGCTCGACGATCCGCTGGAGCGGGTACGGGCCGTGCACGACGCTGCCGTCGACGCCAAGGAGACCCACCATCTGATGGGCCCGGAGCTGGTGAGCCGCTGGTCGGCGTACTTCCCACCGGCACCCGCCGAGAAGCTGTTCCACTGGCTCGCCGAGAAGGACGGCCAGAACAAGGTCCTGAACCTGCCGATCTCGAACGTGCCCGGGCCTCGCGAACACGGCCGGGTGGGTGGCGCACTGGTCACCGAGATCTATTCGGTGGGCCCGTTGACCACCGGCAGCGGCCTGAACATCACGGTGTGGAGCTACGTCGACCAGCTGAACATCTCGGTGCTCAGCGACGGCGCCACACTCGAAGACCCCCACGAACTCACCGACGCCATGGTGGCGGCGTTCGTCGAGATCCGGCGCGCGGCAGGGCTTTCCGAGGAACTGACTGTCGTGCCGTCGGCGATGGCGCAGTAG
- a CDS encoding alpha/beta hydrolase, whose amino-acid sequence MTARPDVRYPGPTMTTRLRWLMEAGPSDYLLAMSVGATSLPVVGKHLEPLGGMTAMSIWGVRVMPEFVSAAAKSWFTPGIGEAKKQERDQANAVAQAALRGVVNTEALDTEWPEPDRTPPVWKALEHRRNVYRSSVRYGDHPSQVLDVWRPKELPAQPAPVLIFLPGGAWVHGSRILQGYALMSHLAEMGWVCLSIDYRVAPNNRWPQHITDVKTAIAWARANVDKFGGDRNFVAISGTSAGGHLAALAGLTANDPEMQADLPEGSDTSVDAVIGIYGRYCWEDRSTVERARFVDFLERVVVNRKIDKHPEVFRKASPLARVHSDAPPFLVVHGSGDTVIPVKQARDFVEKLKRVSLSVVSYVELPGAGHGFDMTDGARTGPMATAIGLFLNQVHRNHSVMGDKQVI is encoded by the coding sequence ATGACGGCGCGACCGGATGTCCGGTACCCAGGCCCGACGATGACCACCCGCCTCCGCTGGTTGATGGAGGCCGGTCCATCGGACTATCTGCTGGCCATGAGCGTGGGCGCGACGTCGCTCCCGGTGGTGGGCAAGCATCTCGAACCCCTCGGCGGCATGACGGCCATGAGCATCTGGGGCGTGCGAGTCATGCCCGAGTTCGTCTCCGCGGCCGCGAAGTCCTGGTTCACCCCCGGCATCGGCGAGGCCAAGAAGCAGGAGCGCGATCAGGCCAACGCCGTCGCTCAGGCTGCGCTTCGCGGCGTGGTCAACACCGAGGCACTCGACACCGAATGGCCGGAGCCCGACCGCACCCCGCCGGTGTGGAAGGCGCTGGAGCACCGCCGAAACGTGTACCGGAGTTCGGTGCGCTACGGCGATCACCCCAGCCAGGTGCTCGACGTGTGGCGTCCCAAGGAGCTGCCCGCGCAGCCCGCGCCCGTCCTGATCTTCCTTCCCGGTGGAGCATGGGTGCACGGCAGCCGGATCCTGCAGGGCTACGCGCTGATGTCCCACCTCGCCGAGATGGGCTGGGTGTGCCTGTCCATCGACTACCGCGTCGCCCCGAACAACCGCTGGCCGCAACACATCACCGACGTGAAGACGGCCATCGCATGGGCGCGGGCCAACGTCGACAAGTTCGGCGGCGACCGCAACTTCGTGGCCATCTCCGGCACGTCGGCCGGTGGCCACCTGGCCGCGCTGGCCGGCCTGACCGCCAACGACCCCGAGATGCAGGCCGACCTGCCCGAGGGTTCCGACACCTCGGTGGACGCCGTCATCGGCATCTACGGCCGGTACTGCTGGGAGGACCGTTCGACGGTCGAGCGCGCGCGCTTCGTCGACTTCCTCGAGCGCGTTGTGGTCAACCGCAAGATCGACAAGCACCCCGAGGTGTTCCGCAAGGCGTCGCCGCTGGCCCGCGTGCACTCCGACGCGCCGCCGTTCCTGGTGGTGCACGGCTCCGGCGACACGGTGATACCGGTGAAGCAGGCGCGGGACTTCGTCGAGAAGCTCAAGCGGGTTTCGCTTTCGGTGGTGAGCTACGTCGAGCTGCCTGGCGCAGGCCACGGCTTCGACATGACCGACGGCGCGCGCACCGGACCCATGGCGACGGCAATCGGCCTGTTCCTCAACCAGGTTCATCGCAACCATTCGGTGATGGGCGACAAGCAGGTTATATAG